The genomic segment CACGGCAACCTGGGCAGCGAGACGAGCCGCTACCTCTCGGACCTCTTCACCACGCTGGTGGACCTCAAGTGGCGCTGGAACCTCTTCATCTTCATTCTCACCTACACCGTGGCCTGGCTCTTCATGGCATCCATGTGGTGGGTGATCGCCTACACTCGGGGCGACCTGAACAAAGCCCACGTCGGTAACTACACGCCTTGCGTGGCCAATGTCTATAActtcccttctgccttcctcttcttcatTGAGACCGAGGCCACCATCGGCTATGGCTACCGATACATCACAGACAAGTGCCCCGAGGGcatcatcctcttcctcttccagtcCATCCTGGGCTCCATCGTGGACGCCTTCCTCATCGGCTGCATGTTCATCAAGATGTCCCAGCCTAAGAAGCGCGCCGAGACCCTCATGTTCAGCGAGCACGCGGTGATCTCCATGAGGGACGGAAAACTCACGCTTATGTTCCGGGTGGGCAACCTGCGCAACAGCCACATGGTCTCCGCGCAGATCCGCTGCAAGCTGCTCAAAGTAAGTGCTCCCCGCCCCTTCCCCACCGGGAGACCTGCGTCCCCCAAACCCGGGGAGTAACTCGTCTGAGAACCAGCCCGGGCCCCCTCCCCTGGTTCTACCTATCGCCACAGGTAAACTTCCTTTTGTGAGGTTGGGGGTTGGAGGACTGGGCAAAGAATGCGGTTGACAGTTCTGTTCCTTTTCCACTCACTCTCGTGCTCTTGTTTATATTCGTCATTTCGGATGTGCTTGTATCACTTACTGGACTAGTAACACTTGAGGACTGGTGTTGGCTCCTGGAGCCATGAGGGCAATTAGTGCCCTGTTCCCCTTCCTGTCTCTGTTGTTTCGCTCTCTAGAGCGATTTTATTTGTTGTCGACACACTACCTCATTCAATGTGAGGTACTAGAACTCAACTAACAGCTGTTATTTTGAAGAATTAGGTGCTGAACTTGCCTCAACTTTCACGATGggcttttcttatttatttatttatttatttattttccacctAATAATATTGGAGGCGGATTACTCCTCTAGACCCAATGACTTTAACTCTATGGCCATCTTTTTAACAGATACAGGAAGCAGATAATAAAGTGGAAGAAACTACACTtggttcttttaaatttttatttttaccaaatattttcttAGAGAAGTATTATTTGAAAGCTTGAGTGCTTTTCCTGTAGGGCCTCTTGTTAATTTTGTTCTTAATTGCCTGTTTCTATGAAGCCTTTGTCAATTACAGATTTCACTTGAAGCTTTCAGTATCCATTAAAGAAGATTGCTTCCTACCATCAACGGTGTAAATGCTAAAACAAATTGCACATGGAGTGATTATTAAAGCAAGGTCCGTCTAGTCGTTAGAGGGCACCACCACAAACCAGAGAAGTCCTTCTTAAACACTCATCCAATTAGAGTATGGGAAGGGAGACTTAAAGCTCAGTtgtttgtctctgtgtaatttacaattcatttttttccctaggGGGATTTGTCTTAGTAGTTTTCAAATGTTCATAAATTGAAAAAGATGGCCTTAAATAAATAGTTcatacaatgaaaaatatttatctgaGGTTGTGTAGAGAACTGAAGCCAGATTCTGAATTtagtattaataaaatgaaaatctgatcAATATTTGAGATTTTGCCTTTGAGATTTCAATTTCCACTCTACAAGTACATACTGTTTTACACAGCCCCAACTTAATGTTGTAGTTAAAAGGGATCCaatgtgcttttaaaaagttttgctcttgtgtcattttcattattcatttacaAGATGTTAACATAATTATCCTTGACCAAGTTGCTCAGTAAAGTGTTTAAATTAAAGCAGTTCACTTGTCCTGTCACTTCATATCATATACATATTTACTGTGCTACATACAGTAAATAAACTAAATTTTGTATACCATGATGGAAAATTATCAACCTGGTTCTGATGTAAGTGTTCGTTAAGGTAACTATGAATAAATAATTTGGGTAGATCATATTCATATATAATTAATTTCAATGAACTGCATACAAAATTTAACTTAGTGTATTGTTATTGACCACTGTTTGAACCAAGCAGTTTGTCAGATCAAGCTGAGCAGTTGTGTTGTAGATATGTTATTACAATGGTAACTGTATATGTCTGTATCTTTGCATAGACCACAATATAGCACCTGTTTCTTTAGGTTAGGCCTACTAGACAGATAGAAATACTTTGTTACTATAGTGGCAAGGTTTCTGTTCAAGCAATCCATGTTTATGAATCACTTTGAAACTTGCTGAAGAGTAGTTTACCATATTAATTGATGTAATGGAAATTGAAAATTAGACATTAAAGGTTATTTATAGTCATTCTCTAGTTTTTTAAACATATAAGGTTATTTATTACAGATGTCTTCTCTAGACAAAATATTATTGATGTTTATAGattttatgacattttatttcaGCAAAGCCAGTCATAATTAAGAGTTAACCCATatgttagtttttgtttcttttcttgataCAAAGGTACGATGATTCTGAGGCACCCAGTCTCTACACTGGTGCAGAGTACGGATTATAATTTTTCTGCCTAAGGAATGTACCACATATACCATAAAGAGTATGctaattaaaaagatgaaagatttATACTGTCGACAAATTTGGAGCAAGGTGCTATATTAACACAAGGTGATAAAAAcatctaattaaaataatacatataatattctTACAAAGTCTTTTACTTTTGATTCGTTAGGAAGATGTCAGTGCTAGATGTAAACACGATTTACCTGTGGCATCAATTTATATCTAAACACAATGATGGTGAAATTCTCCCCTGTTTTTTGTAAAG from the Macaca nemestrina isolate mMacNem1 chromosome 11, mMacNem.hap1, whole genome shotgun sequence genome contains:
- the LOC105493235 gene encoding G protein-activated inward rectifier potassium channel 1 isoform X2; the encoded protein is MSALRRKFGDDYQVVTTSSSGSGLQPQGPGQDPQQQLVPKKKRQRFVDKNGRCNVQHGNLGSETSRYLSDLFTTLVDLKWRWNLFIFILTYTVAWLFMASMWWVIAYTRGDLNKAHVGNYTPCVANVYNFPSAFLFFIETEATIGYGYRYITDKCPEGIILFLFQSILGSIVDAFLIGCMFIKMSQPKKRAETLMFSEHAVISMRDGKLTLMFRVGNLRNSHMVSAQIRCKLLKSRQTPEGEFLPLDQLELDVGFSTGADQLFLVSPLTICHVIDAKSPFYDLSQRSMQTEQFEIVVILEGIVETTGLSILWIISNNQG
- the LOC105493235 gene encoding G protein-activated inward rectifier potassium channel 1 isoform X3, coding for MSALRRKFGDDYQVVTTSSSGSGLQPQGPGQDPQQQLVPKKKRQRFVDKNGRCNVQHGNLGSETSRYLSDLFTTLVDLKWRWNLFIFILTYTVAWLFMASMWWVIAYTRGDLNKAHVGNYTPCVANVYNFPSAFLFFIETEATIGYGYRYITDKCPEGIILFLFQSILGSIVDAFLIGCMFIKMSQPKKRAETLMFSEHAVISMRDGKLTLMFRVGNLRNSHMVSAQIRCKLLKG